In Bacillus sp. NP247, one DNA window encodes the following:
- a CDS encoding HD domain-containing protein, translating to MIKQEKIQKTITFVKHILEKDASGHDWYHIERVHKLAISLSEQEGGNRFIIEMAALLHDVADEKLNESEEAGMKKVSDWLEELRVEEEESKHVLHIIANMSYKGGHGGTVESLEGRIVQDADRLDALGAIGIARTFAYGGAKGRLMYDPTIPPREVMTKDEYRKNNDPSLNHFYEKLLKLKDLMNTNAAKQEAEIRHRYMEQFIEQFMKEWNAQI from the coding sequence ATGATAAAACAAGAAAAAATACAAAAAACAATAACTTTCGTAAAGCATATTTTAGAAAAAGATGCGAGTGGGCATGATTGGTATCATATTGAACGCGTACATAAATTGGCGATTTCTTTATCCGAGCAAGAAGGGGGAAATCGTTTTATAATTGAAATGGCAGCATTACTTCACGATGTAGCAGATGAGAAGTTAAATGAGAGTGAAGAAGCAGGAATGAAAAAAGTTTCTGATTGGTTAGAAGAGTTACGTGTTGAAGAAGAGGAAAGTAAGCATGTTCTTCATATCATCGCCAATATGTCTTATAAGGGCGGTCATGGTGGCACAGTTGAGTCACTTGAAGGGAGAATTGTTCAAGATGCGGATCGTTTAGATGCTCTTGGTGCAATTGGAATAGCTCGTACATTTGCATACGGAGGGGCGAAAGGGAGATTAATGTATGATCCAACTATTCCGCCTCGAGAAGTGATGACGAAAGATGAATATAGAAAAAATAATGATCCATCTTTAAATCATTTTTATGAAAAACTTTTGAAGCTAAAAGATTTGATGAACACGAATGCAGCAAAACAAGAGGCTGAAATTCGTCATCGTTATATGGAACAGTTTATTGAACAATTTATGAAAGAGTGGAATGCACAAATATGA
- a CDS encoding ABC-F family ATP-binding cassette domain-containing protein, translated as MKMLTVENLSKSYGEKPLFDGLSCSITEGQRVGIIGVNGTGKSTLLKIIAGLETPDTGDMTHSRGYTISYLSQQPEFDEKLTVLEQVFHGDTPLIRLLRDYEQSLLNIEKDPSNEKVQEQLFAVQQRMDAMSAWEANANAKSLLTKLGITDFTATVGNLSGGQKKRIAMAQCFIETPDLLILDEPTNHLDHETVEWLEEYLARYTGSVLLVTHDRYFLDRVANRIFELDNGKLYSYEGNYSTFLEAKALREEQESAQESKRQNLYRRELAWIRRGAKARSTKQKARIQRFDELKGQEGPAAKQSVDIALSGSRLGKKVLELKDVTKKFGDKTVLHNFNHIVKPGDRIGIIGANGSGKSSLLNMLAGKLSPDSGEVEVGQTVKVAYYTQENEEMNLNQRMIEYIKEIAEVIHTTDGKVIGASQMLERFLFPTHSHGTPLGKLSGGERRRLYLLRILMGEPNVLLLDEPTNDLDTQTLTVLEDYLEDFPGVVLTVSHDRYFLDKVVDELFIFSGEGEVREFLGSYTDYLEMEKTKELIEKAEVQKEKKVVEEAPKQQRKRKLSYNEQREWETIEDTIAELEEKIESIGEELAKVGSDFTKAQELSEAQQKTEEELEKAMERWSELSDIVEGLK; from the coding sequence ATGAAAATGTTAACTGTGGAGAACTTATCGAAATCATATGGAGAAAAACCGTTATTTGATGGATTATCATGTAGTATTACAGAAGGACAACGTGTCGGAATTATTGGTGTAAACGGTACTGGTAAATCGACATTATTAAAAATTATTGCAGGATTAGAAACTCCTGATACAGGTGATATGACGCATTCACGTGGTTACACCATTAGTTATTTATCACAGCAACCAGAGTTTGATGAAAAACTAACAGTATTAGAGCAAGTGTTCCATGGTGATACACCTTTAATTCGTCTTCTTCGTGATTATGAACAATCGTTATTAAATATTGAAAAAGATCCAAGTAATGAAAAAGTACAGGAACAATTATTTGCAGTGCAGCAACGTATGGATGCAATGAGTGCATGGGAAGCAAATGCAAATGCGAAATCTCTTTTAACGAAATTAGGAATTACAGATTTTACTGCAACTGTTGGAAACCTATCTGGTGGACAAAAAAAGCGTATTGCAATGGCGCAATGTTTTATTGAAACACCTGATTTATTAATTTTGGATGAGCCTACGAACCATCTTGACCATGAGACAGTTGAATGGTTGGAAGAATATTTAGCAAGATATACAGGTTCGGTATTACTTGTAACCCATGATCGTTATTTCTTAGATCGTGTAGCAAACCGTATTTTTGAATTAGATAATGGTAAACTATATAGCTACGAAGGAAACTATAGTACATTTTTAGAAGCGAAAGCACTTCGTGAAGAGCAAGAATCGGCACAAGAATCAAAACGCCAAAATTTATATCGTCGTGAACTTGCTTGGATTCGCCGTGGTGCAAAAGCCCGTTCTACGAAACAAAAGGCGCGTATTCAGCGTTTTGATGAGCTGAAGGGACAAGAAGGACCAGCAGCGAAGCAATCAGTTGATATTGCATTAAGTGGAAGTCGTTTAGGAAAGAAAGTACTTGAATTAAAAGATGTAACGAAAAAATTTGGTGATAAAACAGTATTACATAACTTTAATCATATTGTGAAGCCTGGTGATCGTATCGGAATCATCGGAGCAAATGGAAGCGGGAAATCTTCGCTATTAAATATGCTTGCAGGAAAACTATCTCCTGATAGTGGTGAAGTTGAAGTAGGACAAACTGTAAAAGTTGCTTATTATACGCAAGAAAATGAAGAGATGAATTTAAATCAGCGTATGATTGAATACATTAAAGAGATTGCAGAAGTTATTCATACGACAGACGGAAAAGTAATTGGTGCATCTCAAATGTTAGAACGTTTCTTATTCCCGACGCATTCACATGGTACACCGCTTGGTAAACTATCTGGTGGCGAAAGAAGACGTTTATATTTATTACGTATTTTAATGGGAGAACCAAACGTACTATTACTTGATGAACCTACAAATGATCTAGATACACAAACATTAACAGTACTGGAAGATTATTTAGAAGATTTCCCAGGTGTCGTTTTAACTGTATCGCATGACCGTTACTTCTTAGATAAAGTAGTAGATGAATTGTTCATCTTTAGTGGCGAGGGCGAAGTGCGTGAATTCCTAGGTAGTTATACAGATTATTTAGAAATGGAAAAAACGAAAGAACTTATTGAGAAAGCGGAAGTTCAAAAAGAAAAAAAAGTAGTAGAAGAAGCTCCAAAACAACAACGTAAACGTAAACTTTCATACAATGAGCAGCGTGAATGGGAAACAATTGAAGATACAATTGCCGAACTAGAAGAGAAAATTGAGTCAATTGGAGAAGAACTTGCGAAAGTTGGATCTGATTTCACAAAGGCACAAGAATTATCTGAAGCACAGCAGAAAACAGAAGAAGAGCTAGAAAAAGCGATGGAAAGATGGAGTGAGTTATCAGACATCGTTGAAGGTTTAAAATAA
- a CDS encoding Bax inhibitor-1/YccA family protein, with translation MRTSNPMLKKEAFRKEGANASAMTIGGTVGKTFIMLILLLATSVYSYIQMTQGTMKMPVLIGALVIAAIVAFASIFFPRISPIGAPIYAAVEGVVLGSISAVYTMKFGDTIVLNAVLLTISILFAMLVLYATRVVKVTDKFRTGVIAATMGIMVMYLIVFLLNMFGVTVPYIHQGGTIGIIISAVVIVVAALNLLLDFDLIESGARSQAPKYMEWYSAMGLMMTLVWLYLEILRFVSYFTKND, from the coding sequence ATGAGAACATCTAATCCAATGTTGAAAAAAGAGGCATTCCGTAAAGAGGGAGCAAATGCTTCTGCGATGACTATTGGCGGAACAGTAGGCAAAACGTTTATCATGCTTATCTTGCTGCTTGCAACGTCTGTCTATTCATACATACAGATGACGCAAGGTACGATGAAGATGCCAGTATTAATTGGTGCTTTAGTTATTGCGGCAATCGTTGCGTTTGCGTCTATATTCTTCCCACGCATATCACCTATCGGTGCACCAATCTATGCAGCGGTAGAAGGGGTAGTATTAGGAAGTATTTCAGCGGTTTATACAATGAAATTTGGCGATACTATCGTTTTAAACGCTGTATTACTAACAATTTCTATTCTATTTGCGATGTTAGTTTTATATGCAACGCGCGTAGTAAAAGTAACTGATAAATTCCGTACGGGTGTAATTGCCGCTACAATGGGGATTATGGTTATGTATTTAATCGTATTCTTATTAAACATGTTCGGTGTAACTGTTCCATATATTCACCAGGGCGGTACAATCGGTATTATCATTAGTGCGGTTGTTATTGTAGTTGCTGCATTAAATTTATTACTAGATTTCGATTTAATCGAAAGCGGTGCACGTAGCCAAGCTCCAAAATATATGGAATGGTACAGTGCAATGGGTCTAATGATGACGCTAGTATGGCTATACTTAGAAATTCTTCGTTTCGTTTCTTACTTTACGAAAAATGACTAA
- a CDS encoding single-stranded DNA-binding protein — protein MMNRVVLIGRLTKEPELYFTKQGVAYARICVAVNRGFRNSLGEQQVDFINCVVWRRSAENVTEYCTKGSLVGITGRIHTNNYDDEKGKKIYRTEVVIESITFLERRREGASHKK, from the coding sequence ATGATGAATCGAGTTGTATTAATCGGTAGATTGACAAAGGAGCCAGAATTATACTTCACAAAACAAGGTGTCGCTTATGCGCGAATATGTGTTGCGGTGAATAGAGGGTTTCGAAATAGTTTAGGTGAACAACAAGTGGATTTTATAAATTGTGTTGTTTGGAGAAGGTCGGCTGAAAATGTAACGGAATATTGTACGAAGGGGTCACTTGTTGGGATTACAGGGCGTATTCATACGAATAATTATGATGATGAGAAAGGAAAGAAAATATATAGAACTGAAGTTGTGATTGAGAGTATTACCTTTTTGGAGAGAAGGAGGGAGGGGGCATCGCATAAGAAATAA
- a CDS encoding IS3 family transposase (programmed frameshift) yields the protein MTKKLFTTKETQNLSKNPYVKSVSEKGITYTDEFKRIFIEENEKGKPPRIIFEECGFDIDIIGLQRAVSSGNRWRTSYKENGVFGLRDTRKENSGRKLERELTLEEKYARLEAERNLLKAENELLKKIKFYGREDGKKITLQPSQKYLLIRSIIEKYSLKNMVRYLCKIAGVSRSGYYNYFSTTSQSRREERIHQDEVVKKLILKAFQFKNRKKGARQIKMTLAGQFQVVYNLKRIRRIMKKYGIICPIRKANPYKRMLKATKEHFVVPNQLKREFRQGTPGKVLLTDITYLFYGKNQKGYLSTILDGSTNEILAYHVSERLTLDIATTTLHKLKKNKRVRLTEGAYIHSDQGAHYTSPTYQKLVKKLKLGQSMSRRGNCWDNAPQESFFGHFKDEAHIKTCTSFPQLKQEIKDYMKYYNQHRYQWNLKKMTPVEYRNHLLDAA from the exons ATGACAAAAAAATTATTCACCACAAAGGAAACACAAAACCTATCGAAGAATCCATACGTAAAATCTGTAAGTGAGAAAGGCATTACCTACACAGATGAATTTAAACGTATCTTTATTGAAGAAAATGAAAAGGGAAAACCACCTCGTATTATTTTTGAAGAATGTGGATTTGATATAGACATCATCGGTCTACAACGTGCTGTGTCATCAGGAAATAGATGGCGTACTTCCTATAAGGAAAATGGTGTGTTTGGTTTAAGAGATACACGTAAGGAAAACTCGGGAAGAAAGCTAGAAAGAGAGCTTACATTAGAAGAGAAATATGCACGTTTGGAAGCGGAACGAAACTTATTAAAAGCTGAAAATGAGCTGTTAAAAAAGATCAAAT TTTATGGAAGGGAGGATGGGAAAAAAATAACGTTACAACCTAGTCAAAAGTACCTATTAATTCGTTCTATTATTGAAAAATATAGCCTAAAAAATATGGTGAGATATTTGTGTAAAATTGCAGGTGTTTCGCGTTCTGGATACTATAATTATTTTTCCACCACTTCTCAAAGTAGGCGAGAAGAAAGAATACATCAAGATGAAGTGGTGAAGAAACTCATATTAAAGGCATTTCAATTTAAAAATCGAAAGAAAGGGGCGCGTCAAATCAAAATGACATTGGCGGGTCAATTTCAAGTTGTCTACAATTTGAAACGTATCCGTAGAATCATGAAAAAATATGGGATAATCTGTCCCATTCGTAAAGCGAATCCCTATAAAAGAATGTTGAAAGCGACGAAAGAACACTTCGTGGTACCGAATCAATTAAAGCGAGAATTCAGGCAAGGTACACCTGGAAAGGTACTTCTGACAGATATCACATACCTGTTTTATGGTAAGAATCAGAAAGGATATTTATCTACCATTCTAGACGGGTCCACAAATGAAATTTTGGCGTATCATGTTTCAGAACGACTTACACTAGATATCGCAACGACGACTCTTCACAAACTAAAGAAGAATAAGAGAGTGCGATTAACGGAAGGTGCCTATATTCATTCAGATCAAGGAGCTCATTACACAAGTCCTACTTATCAAAAATTAGTCAAAAAATTAAAGCTGGGACAATCTATGTCAAGACGAGGAAACTGTTGGGATAATGCCCCTCAAGAATCTTTTTTCGGGCACTTTAAAGATGAAGCACACATAAAAACTTGTACGTCTTTCCCTCAGTTAAAACAAGAAATTAAAGACTATATGAAATACTATAATCAGCATAGATATCAATGGAATTTAAAGAAGATGACTCCTGTTGAATACAGAAATCATCTTCTTGATGCCGCCTAA
- a CDS encoding TetR/AcrR family transcriptional regulator yields the protein MLRETRKKELKELIFLKAVQLFQERGYENVTVQDITTACGIAKGTFFNYFPKKENILLFLGDSQIELWNESLKTYANVEHPKERIKLVLGDLLDRFTGHGELMKHAVFEIIKSNYLVENELKSIHQLEESLSSIIKEAKETEKLHSPWGTNIITSTIMSTYFYTLMSHSLLHANETSAKNILNQQLDIVWKGINQK from the coding sequence ATGCTTAGAGAAACGAGAAAAAAAGAATTAAAAGAACTTATATTCCTAAAAGCAGTACAACTCTTCCAAGAACGTGGGTACGAAAATGTAACGGTTCAAGATATTACTACTGCATGCGGGATTGCAAAAGGAACTTTCTTCAACTACTTTCCGAAAAAAGAAAACATATTATTATTTTTAGGTGATTCTCAAATTGAACTATGGAATGAAAGTTTAAAAACATATGCAAATGTGGAACATCCGAAAGAGCGAATCAAACTTGTTTTAGGTGATTTACTGGATCGATTTACTGGACATGGTGAATTAATGAAGCATGCCGTCTTTGAAATTATTAAATCTAACTACTTAGTAGAAAATGAATTAAAAAGTATACACCAGCTAGAAGAAAGTTTGTCTTCTATTATTAAAGAAGCGAAAGAGACAGAAAAATTACACAGTCCATGGGGTACAAATATCATCACTTCTACTATTATGAGTACTTATTTTTATACACTAATGTCCCACTCGCTATTACACGCTAATGAAACAAGTGCGAAAAATATACTTAATCAACAGTTGGATATTGTTTGGAAAGGTATCAATCAAAAATAA